In one Solanum dulcamara chromosome 1, daSolDulc1.2, whole genome shotgun sequence genomic region, the following are encoded:
- the LOC129891995 gene encoding uncharacterized protein LOC129891995, giving the protein MSIEWNESVYAKQTLGKEVVRHIIGPYFWSDTVQALRVGGPLVNVLHMVDGVKKPPMGYIYEAMDRAKESIEKAFNYDDRKYMNVFKIIDARWTDQLHQSLHTSGHILNPELYYKKNEMKTLIEEVWLGYHACVERMILDKTLQDKIGDELGVYMKADGLLRIELAIRARTLRSPAHPIIHTKKRNRLELKRLNDLVFIKYNRTLVRRYNARNTIDPILLDNIDDANEWLTGAPQNHEDEEVYEGEGLTYGDVATASGMEENIYRFRGSTLRGKEKRVAIGSSSSSNRIRTLVDESSDEEENEDQVEPLLMALQEFEDLVEE; this is encoded by the exons ATGTCCATTGAATGGAATGAGAGTGTATATGCAAAGCAAACTCTTGGGAAAGAAGTTGTGAGACACATCATTGGTCCATATTTTTGGAGTGACACTGTTCAAGCACTTAGAGTTGGCGGTCCTTTAGTTAATGTACTTCATATGGTGGATGGGGTGAAAAAACCACCAATGGGCTACATTTATGAAGCCATGGATAGGGCCAAAGAAAGTATTGAAAAGgcattcaattatgatgatagGAAATATATGAATGTTTTCAAAATCATTGATGCAAGGTGGACGGATCAACTTCATCAATCTTTACATACATCTGGACATATTTTGAACCCGGAGCTCTATTATAAAAAGAATGAGATGAAGACTTTAATCGAAGAAGTGTGGTTGGGATATCATGCATGTGTTGAGAGGATGATCCTAGATAAAACTTTGCAAGACAAAATAGGGGATGAGCTTGGTGTGTACATGAAAGCTGATGGGCTACTTAGAATTGAGTTAGCCATTAGAGCTAGAACCTTAAGGTCACCAG CTCATCCGATT ATTCATACTAAAAAGAGAAACAGGCTTGAGTTAAAACGCCTGAATGATCTAGTGTTCATCAAATATAATAGAACATTGGTGCGTCGCTACAATGCTCGCAATACCATTGATCCAATTTTATTGGATAATATTGATGATGCAAATGAATGGttaactggagcaccccaaaatcatgaagatgaagaagtatATGAAGGAGAAGGTCTCACTTATGGTGATGTTGCTACGGCTAGTGGTATGGAGGAGAATATTTATCGTTTTAGGGGGAGTACTTTAAGgggaaaggaaaaaagagtagctattggttcaagttcaagttcaaataGAATTAGAActcttgttgatgagtcctcCGATGAGGAAGAAAATGAGGACCAAGTAGAACCCTTGTTGATGGCACTTCAAGAGTTTGAGGATCTTGTTGAAGAATAG
- the LOC129887459 gene encoding uncharacterized protein LOC129887459 has translation MMDKWTARNGKMIINVLVNSPKGSVFIESHDASDTSTNSNKIFNLFEKTILKIDKKNVVQVMTDNASENKKAGDMLKGVFPHIFWTPCAAHCINLMFGDIFKEAPYSTVLGKAVKIHSYISQRALLLNMMR, from the exons ATGATGGATAAATGGACAGCAAGGAATGGAAAAATGATCATCAATGTTTTGGTGAATTCTCCAAAAGGGAGTGTGTTCATTGAATCTCATGATGCTAGTGACACTTCTACTAATTCTAATAAGATATTTAACTTGTTTGAGAAGACTATCTTGAAAATAGACAAGAAAAATGTGGTACAAGTTATGACTGATAATGCAAGTGAGAACAAAAAAGCGGGTGACATGTTGAAGGGAGTGTTCCCGCATATTTTCTGGACTCCTTGTGCTGCTCACTGTATCAACttgatgtttggtgatattttcaaaGAAGCCCCGTATTCTACAG ttCTTGGTAAGGCTGTTAAGATACATTCTTATATCAGTCAAAGGGCACTGTTATTGAATATGATGAGGTGA